A region from the Tachyglossus aculeatus isolate mTacAcu1 chromosome 5, mTacAcu1.pri, whole genome shotgun sequence genome encodes:
- the LETM2 gene encoding LETM1 domain-containing protein LETM2, mitochondrial isoform X1 has translation MTLFSCNVLFSMARSRGPHLLVLPRCFAFSPSVAFLQPADSHLNQTCLKNSGSKELPHAFRLSNRLPYFPTEAIRKFHTSTCWLQELPNKTPVNQTTEKLEKKSTKSPTGKGQVTQEAKRSLRRKILDELLHYYNGFHLLWTDTKVAARMVWRLLHGQVLTRRERRRLLRTCADLFRLVPFMVFIIVPFMEFLLPVFLKLFPEMLPSTFETESKKEEKQKKKMSAKLELAKFLQETITEMARRNKVTMGEATKQFSTYVKQVQTGHQPSTKEIVSFSKLFEDELALEHLNRPQLVALCKLLELQALGTNNLLRFQLLMKLSSIKADDEMIAEEGVNALSVSELQSACRARGMRSLGLSEEQLKEQLTQWLDLHLKENVPPSLLLLSRALYLIDVKLKPIQIPPSIEVSKAEAAGEPLASPGSKEVLVDPALQQQGIKVTSLSPVTSLPPVTPPPHPDETNTSKEAALQAKTQTSSQSKASANGV, from the exons ATGACCCTTTTCAGCTGCAATGTACTTTTCTCAATGGCCAGATCAAG AGGGCCTCACCTTCTCGTCCTGCCTAGATGCTTCGCATTTTCCCCATCTGTTGCATTTTTACAACCGGCGGATTCTCATTTAAATCAAACCTGTTTGAAGAACTCTGGAAGCAAGGAACTACCACACGCTTTTCGGCTAAGCAACAGGCTACCTTATTTCCCAACTGAAGCAATAAGAAAGTTTCACACATCCACGTGCTGGCTTCAGGAGCTCCCAAACAAAACTCCTGTTAACCAAACCACAGAAAAGCTAGAGAAAAAAAGCACCAAGTCCCCAACGGGCAAGGGGCAGGTGACACAGGAGGCTAAGAGGTCTTTGAGACGTAAAATACTGGATGAACTCCTGCATTATTACAATGGATTCCATTTGCTTTGGACTGACACCAAAGTTGCTGCCAGAATGGTTTGGAGGCTGTTACATGGACAGGTGCTCACCAGACGAGAGAGGAGAAGG CTGCTGAGGACTTGTGCTGATCTCTTCCGCCTTGTTCCGTTTATGGTCTTCATAATTGTGCCCTTCATGGAATTCCTGTTACCAGTATTTCTGAAACTCTTTCCAGAGATGTTGCCATCAACTTTTGAGACTGAGTCTAAAAAG gaagaaaaacagaaaaagaaaatgagtgcAAAGTTGGAACTAGCAAAATTTCTCCAAGAAACCATAACCGAGATGGCCAGAAGGAACAAAGTCACCATGGGAGAGGCCACCAAGCAGTTCTCTACCTATGTAAAGCAG GTCCAGACAGGCCATCAGCCGAGCACAAAGGAGATAGTAAGCTTCTCCAAACTGTTTGAGGATGAACTGGCCCTGGAGCACCTTAACCGCCCTCAGTTGGTAGCCCTTTGCAAACTCCTGGAGTTGCAGGCCCTTGGCACCAACAACCTTCTCCGCTTCCAGCTCCTTATGAAACTCAGTTCCATAAAAGCAGACGATGAG ATGATTGCTGAAGAAGGGGTTAATGCTCTGAGTGTGTCGGAATTACAAAGCGCCTGCAGGGCCAGGGGCATGAGGTCTTTAGGTCTCTCAGAGGAGCAGCTGAAAGAACAACTCACACAG tggtTGGACCTCCACCTGAAGGAGAATGTCCCGCCTTCTCTACTGTTGTTATCCCGTGCTTTGTATCTGATAGACGTAAAACTGAAGCCTATTCAAATTCCCCCAAGCATTGAG GTGTCAAAGGCTGAGGCTGCTGGAGAGCCACTTGCTTCTCCTGGTTCTAAAGAGGTCTTGGTGGATCCTGCACTTCAACAGCAGGGAATCAAG GTTACATCGCTGTCACCTGTTACATCACTGCCACCTGTGACACCACCACCCCATCCTGATGAAACCAACACTTCTAAAGAAGCT GCTCTACAGGCCAAAACACAGACTTCATCCCAAAGCAAGGCCAGTGCAAATGGAGTGTAA
- the LETM2 gene encoding LETM1 domain-containing protein LETM2, mitochondrial isoform X2, producing MTLFSCNVLFSMARSRCFAFSPSVAFLQPADSHLNQTCLKNSGSKELPHAFRLSNRLPYFPTEAIRKFHTSTCWLQELPNKTPVNQTTEKLEKKSTKSPTGKGQVTQEAKRSLRRKILDELLHYYNGFHLLWTDTKVAARMVWRLLHGQVLTRRERRRLLRTCADLFRLVPFMVFIIVPFMEFLLPVFLKLFPEMLPSTFETESKKEEKQKKKMSAKLELAKFLQETITEMARRNKVTMGEATKQFSTYVKQVQTGHQPSTKEIVSFSKLFEDELALEHLNRPQLVALCKLLELQALGTNNLLRFQLLMKLSSIKADDEMIAEEGVNALSVSELQSACRARGMRSLGLSEEQLKEQLTQWLDLHLKENVPPSLLLLSRALYLIDVKLKPIQIPPSIEVSKAEAAGEPLASPGSKEVLVDPALQQQGIKVTSLSPVTSLPPVTPPPHPDETNTSKEAALQAKTQTSSQSKASANGV from the exons ATGACCCTTTTCAGCTGCAATGTACTTTTCTCAATGGCCAGATCAAG ATGCTTCGCATTTTCCCCATCTGTTGCATTTTTACAACCGGCGGATTCTCATTTAAATCAAACCTGTTTGAAGAACTCTGGAAGCAAGGAACTACCACACGCTTTTCGGCTAAGCAACAGGCTACCTTATTTCCCAACTGAAGCAATAAGAAAGTTTCACACATCCACGTGCTGGCTTCAGGAGCTCCCAAACAAAACTCCTGTTAACCAAACCACAGAAAAGCTAGAGAAAAAAAGCACCAAGTCCCCAACGGGCAAGGGGCAGGTGACACAGGAGGCTAAGAGGTCTTTGAGACGTAAAATACTGGATGAACTCCTGCATTATTACAATGGATTCCATTTGCTTTGGACTGACACCAAAGTTGCTGCCAGAATGGTTTGGAGGCTGTTACATGGACAGGTGCTCACCAGACGAGAGAGGAGAAGG CTGCTGAGGACTTGTGCTGATCTCTTCCGCCTTGTTCCGTTTATGGTCTTCATAATTGTGCCCTTCATGGAATTCCTGTTACCAGTATTTCTGAAACTCTTTCCAGAGATGTTGCCATCAACTTTTGAGACTGAGTCTAAAAAG gaagaaaaacagaaaaagaaaatgagtgcAAAGTTGGAACTAGCAAAATTTCTCCAAGAAACCATAACCGAGATGGCCAGAAGGAACAAAGTCACCATGGGAGAGGCCACCAAGCAGTTCTCTACCTATGTAAAGCAG GTCCAGACAGGCCATCAGCCGAGCACAAAGGAGATAGTAAGCTTCTCCAAACTGTTTGAGGATGAACTGGCCCTGGAGCACCTTAACCGCCCTCAGTTGGTAGCCCTTTGCAAACTCCTGGAGTTGCAGGCCCTTGGCACCAACAACCTTCTCCGCTTCCAGCTCCTTATGAAACTCAGTTCCATAAAAGCAGACGATGAG ATGATTGCTGAAGAAGGGGTTAATGCTCTGAGTGTGTCGGAATTACAAAGCGCCTGCAGGGCCAGGGGCATGAGGTCTTTAGGTCTCTCAGAGGAGCAGCTGAAAGAACAACTCACACAG tggtTGGACCTCCACCTGAAGGAGAATGTCCCGCCTTCTCTACTGTTGTTATCCCGTGCTTTGTATCTGATAGACGTAAAACTGAAGCCTATTCAAATTCCCCCAAGCATTGAG GTGTCAAAGGCTGAGGCTGCTGGAGAGCCACTTGCTTCTCCTGGTTCTAAAGAGGTCTTGGTGGATCCTGCACTTCAACAGCAGGGAATCAAG GTTACATCGCTGTCACCTGTTACATCACTGCCACCTGTGACACCACCACCCCATCCTGATGAAACCAACACTTCTAAAGAAGCT GCTCTACAGGCCAAAACACAGACTTCATCCCAAAGCAAGGCCAGTGCAAATGGAGTGTAA